In one Desulfitibacter alkalitolerans DSM 16504 genomic region, the following are encoded:
- a CDS encoding ABC transporter permease has translation MDIILKFTLRNIKEKKLRTFLIILSVMLSAALYFGSTGLSKTIEKTYTQYLTKYYGTAEIMIYPNQNSPSAFIPDYQLNSFADELEYAVGVMHGSGVYKVSRDEVLRFNILGYELDELSTMHTLVLSEQAGIEPFSGRKVIISRDTAQKYGLEIGENLALDVHGQRIHFKIVGIAQPTGLFLEDGRNTYAVVPKEYINSLNQVRGKSNTIYIKLLDGSQKNSFIERLAQEYPRYTVTETIREADIKEYTNQITQPFIMMVAIVILISIFIIYTSFKVIAYERIPVIGTFRSVGATRKMVNTVFLVESIVYGIIGGITGSFLGIGVLHVMAKLTTPSWLQGITTHVVYTPAQVLTTFALAVVLSFSSAFIPIWKVAKIPVKDIVLNNIENKKKPRKYKYMLGLIFVGLSMLIPPLLPYNLVMPLSTVSMLLGITGIIMLLPLIINTLIKVMEGLFAGLFGNEGLLALKNLRNNKNIINNIALLYIGITCILIVKIVGVSVMTEVTSFFRNWKFEILAAPQMADRHTEAGLRSVAGVEDTYGALMTRNVEVVGTDYIVWTLEGINERFFDFMNIEVPGGPGEAVKKLNSGRYIIVSTHIKKLLGLKENDIMTLKTPRGDVPYQIIGFTSTIENNGNYVIMSDRYLRLDMNEQYYNMVYIKTNNDPKLVQQKINRKYSRTPFWNDTVENIVQRNYQMNSQLFLLLDGFSYVTIVIGIFGVLNNYIISFMERRRSFAVLRSIGMSIKQTQKMLFIEALSGGLIAGIIGVIGGIMGINTISYLLRSMGLSGTMQYDFTVFWLAVIAGVGVSVVASISPALKTSKMSIVSSLKYE, from the coding sequence GTGGATATTATTCTTAAATTTACATTGCGCAATATTAAAGAAAAAAAGCTAAGAACCTTTCTAATTATTTTATCCGTCATGCTGTCAGCTGCACTATACTTTGGCTCAACTGGCCTATCAAAGACCATAGAAAAAACCTATACGCAATATTTGACCAAGTATTATGGAACAGCTGAGATAATGATCTATCCAAACCAGAACTCCCCATCAGCATTTATTCCTGACTATCAGCTTAATTCTTTTGCTGATGAACTGGAATATGCTGTAGGTGTCATGCATGGAAGTGGTGTTTACAAGGTATCAAGGGATGAGGTGCTGCGGTTTAACATCCTTGGCTATGAATTGGATGAGCTAAGCACAATGCATACATTAGTGCTGTCTGAGCAGGCTGGAATTGAACCCTTTTCGGGAAGAAAAGTAATTATCAGTAGAGATACTGCCCAAAAGTATGGGCTTGAAATTGGGGAAAACCTGGCTTTAGATGTGCATGGCCAAAGGATTCACTTCAAAATCGTGGGCATTGCACAGCCTACAGGTCTATTCCTGGAGGATGGTAGAAATACATATGCCGTGGTGCCCAAGGAATACATAAATTCACTAAATCAAGTAAGGGGCAAATCTAATACAATTTATATAAAGCTTCTGGACGGATCACAAAAGAACAGTTTTATAGAAAGGTTGGCACAAGAGTATCCTCGTTATACTGTAACAGAAACAATCAGAGAAGCAGATATCAAGGAATATACAAATCAAATAACACAGCCATTTATAATGATGGTTGCCATTGTAATACTTATCAGTATCTTTATTATCTATACTTCCTTTAAAGTAATTGCCTATGAAAGAATACCAGTAATAGGCACCTTTAGAAGTGTGGGAGCAACTCGAAAAATGGTCAATACGGTATTTCTAGTTGAAAGTATTGTTTACGGTATAATTGGCGGAATAACAGGGTCCTTTCTTGGTATAGGAGTGCTGCATGTCATGGCAAAGCTGACTACTCCTTCCTGGCTGCAGGGCATAACCACCCATGTAGTATATACACCGGCACAAGTGCTGACTACCTTTGCCCTGGCAGTTGTTTTATCCTTCTCAAGTGCCTTTATTCCAATCTGGAAGGTGGCCAAAATTCCTGTAAAGGACATTGTTTTGAACAACATTGAAAACAAGAAAAAACCTAGGAAATATAAATACATGCTGGGATTAATATTTGTAGGCCTTTCCATGCTCATACCTCCCCTGCTTCCCTACAATCTGGTTATGCCCCTGTCAACAGTGTCAATGCTCCTTGGTATAACTGGCATAATAATGCTCTTGCCGCTAATTATAAATACCTTAATCAAGGTCATGGAAGGGTTATTTGCAGGGCTTTTTGGAAATGAAGGTCTCTTGGCTCTCAAAAACCTACGAAATAATAAAAATATCATAAATAATATTGCATTATTGTACATAGGCATTACCTGTATTTTAATAGTGAAAATTGTGGGTGTTAGTGTAATGACTGAGGTTACATCATTTTTTAGAAACTGGAAGTTTGAAATACTTGCAGCACCCCAGATGGCTGATAGACACACAGAGGCAGGGCTAAGAAGCGTTGCAGGAGTGGAGGACACCTATGGCGCCCTAATGACAAGAAACGTGGAGGTAGTCGGAACAGACTATATAGTTTGGACTTTAGAAGGTATTAATGAAAGGTTCTTTGATTTCATGAATATAGAAGTCCCTGGAGGGCCTGGGGAAGCAGTCAAGAAGTTAAATTCAGGCAGGTATATTATTGTTTCAACTCATATTAAAAAACTCTTGGGACTCAAGGAAAATGACATAATGACCCTAAAGACTCCCAGAGGAGATGTCCCCTATCAAATCATTGGCTTTACCAGCACCATAGAAAACAACGGGAACTATGTTATCATGTCTGATAGGTATTTGAGGCTTGATATGAATGAGCAGTACTACAACATGGTTTACATAAAAACCAACAACGATCCCAAGCTTGTTCAGCAGAAGATCAATAGAAAATACAGCAGGACACCCTTTTGGAATGACACCGTTGAGAACATAGTCCAAAGAAATTACCAGATGAACAGTCAGCTTTTTTTGCTCCTGGATGGTTTTTCATATGTAACCATTGTCATTGGTATCTTTGGAGTACTTAACAATTACATAATCAGCTTTATGGAGCGCAGAAGATCCTTTGCAGTTTTACGGTCAATTGGCATGAGCATCAAGCAAACACAAAAGATGCTGTTCATTGAGGCCTTGTCTGGTGGGCTAATAGCAGGGATTATAGGTGTGATTGGCGGCATTATGGGAATTAACACAATTTCATACTTGCTGCGCAGCATGGGTCTAAGTGGTACCATGCAGTATGATTTTACAGTTTTTTGGCTTGCAGTTATAGCAGGTGTTGGGGTGTCAGTTGTGGCATCAATTAGTCCTGCATTGAAAACCTCCAAAATGAGTATAGTTTCCTCATTGAAGTATGAATAA
- a CDS encoding undecaprenyl-diphosphate phosphatase, whose translation MTYIEAIIFGVVQGITEFLPISSTAHIVITELILGYHFPGLAFEIFLHQASALAVILYFRRDLAQVISGFLSYLREKNHINRVHFFFGLYIIVATVITGGLGVLLKGLVADTMKTPAFISGALIVTGSLLIFIERFHKYGSRTEKNMTFFDAVIVGLGQTIAVLPGISRSGATLVSALWVGLSRETAVKYSFLLVIPIILGSSVLALGDISTGIWTEIGVGPMVVSFVTTYIFSVIGIVWLIDFLRKSKLVYFAAYCFMVAILVYLFLDPTIIIE comes from the coding sequence ATGACTTATATAGAAGCTATTATATTTGGAGTTGTCCAGGGTATTACAGAATTCCTGCCAATTTCCAGTACAGCCCATATTGTTATAACTGAACTTATTCTAGGCTATCACTTTCCAGGCTTGGCTTTTGAAATTTTCCTGCACCAGGCCTCGGCTTTAGCTGTCATATTGTATTTTAGAAGGGATCTAGCGCAAGTAATTTCAGGCTTTTTATCTTATCTTAGAGAAAAAAATCACATAAATAGGGTTCATTTTTTCTTTGGATTGTATATAATAGTGGCGACGGTTATTACTGGCGGCCTGGGTGTCTTGCTTAAGGGTCTGGTGGCTGATACCATGAAGACACCGGCTTTTATATCAGGAGCCCTAATAGTCACAGGCTCTCTTTTAATCTTTATTGAACGTTTTCACAAGTATGGCAGCAGGACTGAAAAGAATATGACATTTTTTGATGCAGTCATAGTAGGGCTGGGACAGACCATAGCTGTTTTGCCTGGGATTTCACGTTCAGGGGCTACCCTGGTCTCTGCCCTGTGGGTGGGTTTATCCAGGGAAACGGCAGTAAAGTATTCTTTTTTATTGGTGATTCCAATAATACTTGGTTCATCAGTTCTGGCTCTTGGTGACATAAGTACTGGTATCTGGACTGAAATTGGCGTTGGACCCATGGTAGTGTCATTTGTTACAACCTATATTTTTTCTGTGATAGGTATTGTCTGGTTAATCGATTTTTTAAGAAAGAGTAAGCTGGTATATTTTGCTGCCTACTGCTTTATGGTTGCCATCCTGGTCTATTTATTCCTTGATCCAACAATTATTATTGAATGA
- a CDS encoding argininosuccinate synthase — protein sequence MKKVVLAYSGGLDTSVIIPWLKENYGYEVIAMAADVGQGEELEPLHEKAINSGASKLYIEDLREEFITDYVYPCLKAGAVYEGKYLLGTSFARPLIAKRLVEIAKKEGAEAIAHGATGKGNDQVRFELTVKALNPNLKIIAPWREWDLKSREDCIEYAQKRGIPLSVTKEKIYSRDRNLFHLSHEGGDLENPGNEPKYNELLQIITPPELAPDKPTYMEIEFAEGIPVKIDGKDLAPIELMDYVNQVAAANGVGICDMVENRLVGMKSRGVYETPGGTLLYFAHRELELLTLDRQTFHYKELLAQKYSEMVYDGVWFHPLKEALDAFVNSTQKTVTGKIKLKLYKGNIMPAGAFSPYSLYNEEFVTFGESAVYDQKDATGFINLFGLTMKVRALMVEKSGLKK from the coding sequence ATGAAGAAAGTTGTGCTAGCATATTCGGGAGGACTGGATACTTCAGTCATTATTCCATGGCTCAAGGAAAACTACGGTTATGAAGTAATTGCCATGGCAGCAGATGTGGGGCAGGGTGAAGAATTGGAGCCCCTGCACGAAAAAGCAATTAATAGTGGAGCATCAAAGCTTTACATTGAAGACTTACGGGAAGAGTTTATTACAGACTATGTATATCCCTGTTTAAAAGCTGGAGCTGTTTATGAGGGTAAATATTTGCTTGGGACTTCCTTTGCAAGGCCCTTAATTGCAAAAAGGCTTGTGGAAATAGCAAAAAAGGAGGGTGCTGAGGCCATAGCCCATGGTGCCACAGGCAAGGGCAATGACCAGGTTCGCTTTGAATTGACTGTCAAGGCATTAAATCCTAACCTGAAAATTATAGCTCCCTGGCGTGAGTGGGATTTAAAATCAAGGGAAGACTGTATAGAATATGCTCAAAAGAGAGGCATTCCCCTATCAGTTACTAAAGAAAAGATCTACAGCAGGGATAGAAACCTCTTTCATTTAAGCCATGAAGGTGGGGACCTGGAAAACCCAGGAAACGAACCTAAATATAATGAACTGCTGCAGATTATTACCCCACCGGAACTGGCTCCAGATAAGCCTACTTATATGGAAATAGAATTTGCAGAAGGTATTCCCGTTAAAATTGACGGGAAGGATCTTGCTCCCATTGAACTTATGGATTATGTAAACCAGGTTGCTGCGGCAAATGGTGTAGGTATTTGTGACATGGTAGAGAATCGTCTTGTTGGCATGAAGTCAAGGGGCGTCTATGAGACACCTGGGGGTACATTACTCTATTTTGCCCACAGGGAGCTTGAGCTATTAACCCTTGACAGACAAACCTTCCATTATAAAGAGCTATTAGCCCAAAAATATTCTGAGATGGTTTATGACGGTGTATGGTTTCATCCCCTAAAAGAAGCCCTGGATGCCTTTGTAAACAGCACACAAAAAACAGTAACGGGTAAAATTAAATTAAAGCTGTATAAAGGAAACATAATGCCTGCTGGTGCTTTCTCGCCATACTCTTTATACAATGAGGAGTTTGTTACCTTTGGTGAAAGTGCGGTGTATGACCAAAAGGATGCAACAGGATTTATTAATCTCTTTGGTTTAACCATGAAGGTACGGGCGTTAATGGTAGAAAAAAGCGGCTTGAAGAAGTAG
- the argF gene encoding ornithine carbamoyltransferase — protein MEINEKLARDLKGRDCLCLTQFSREELFYIMDLAAYIKDKTKKREPHHVLKGKTLGMIFHKPSTRTRVSFEVGMVQLGGYALFLGANELQLGRGETIGDTAKTLSRYLDGIMIRTFSHESVIELADNASIPVINGLTDFLHPCQILADLFTIREKKGILKGLKMTYIGDGNNVANSLLTGCAMVGMDIAVVTPPGYEPEKSVVEKAKSLAEKSSSKVIIENNLLDVIGGSDVVYTDVWTSMGQEKETQERLKLFQGYQINSETLQKAKKDVLVMHCLPAHRGEEITSEVMDGPNSVVFDQAENRMHAQKGLMAAIL, from the coding sequence ATGGAAATTAACGAGAAGTTAGCCAGGGATTTAAAGGGCAGGGACTGTCTATGCTTAACCCAGTTTTCCAGGGAAGAACTATTTTACATTATGGATCTAGCAGCATATATCAAAGATAAAACAAAAAAGAGAGAACCCCATCATGTGCTAAAGGGTAAGACTTTAGGTATGATTTTTCATAAGCCTTCAACAAGAACAAGGGTATCCTTTGAGGTAGGAATGGTGCAGCTTGGCGGATATGCCCTCTTTTTAGGTGCAAATGAGCTGCAGCTTGGAAGAGGAGAGACAATTGGGGATACTGCAAAAACCCTCTCGCGTTATTTAGACGGTATTATGATTAGAACATTTTCCCATGAAAGTGTTATTGAGCTTGCAGATAATGCCAGTATTCCAGTTATCAATGGCTTGACTGATTTCTTACACCCCTGTCAGATACTTGCTGATTTATTTACAATCAGAGAAAAGAAAGGTATCCTAAAGGGATTGAAAATGACCTATATAGGTGATGGAAATAATGTTGCCAATTCACTGCTTACAGGATGCGCCATGGTTGGTATGGACATTGCTGTTGTAACACCTCCAGGATATGAACCAGAAAAATCTGTAGTTGAAAAGGCAAAATCCCTTGCTGAAAAAAGCAGTTCTAAAGTAATTATTGAAAATAATCTACTGGATGTCATTGGGGGATCAGATGTTGTCTATACAGATGTTTGGACCAGTATGGGACAGGAAAAGGAAACCCAAGAAAGACTAAAATTGTTCCAGGGGTATCAGATTAACTCTGAGACTTTACAAAAAGCCAAGAAGGACGTTCTCGTAATGCACTGTCTACCAGCCCATAGGGGTGAAGAAATTACTTCAGAGGTCATGGATGGACCTAACTCAGTAGTTTTTGACCAGGCAGAAAACAGAATGCATGCCCAGAAAGGTCTAATGGCAGCCATATTATAA
- a CDS encoding aspartate aminotransferase family protein, giving the protein MNNNEILELGKKYVMNTYGRFPIALVKGEGSKVWDADGKEYIDFVGGLAVTSLGHCHPEVTEAMHKQAQELVHTSNLYWIKPQVELAKILVENSVFDKVFFANSGAEANEGAIKLARKYSNHKYCSDRYEIITMKNSFHGRTMATLTATGQDKVQKGFAPLLEGFRYVPFNDIKALEEALTEKTCAVILEPVQGEGGVHAAHSKYLQEVEQLCTERDLLLILDEVQCGMGRTGKLFAYEHYGIKPHIMTLAKALGNGTAIGAMLAVEEVAQAFGPGDHASTFGGNFLACSAGKAVLEIMLKENIFEKVEAMGNYIMDKLNELKKEYSAIKEVRGLGLLVGVEVKGESLPIVKKAMEKGLLLSAAGGSVVRFLPALTVDRQTVDEGLEIFKSIISEVE; this is encoded by the coding sequence ATGAATAATAATGAAATTTTAGAACTGGGCAAAAAATATGTGATGAATACTTATGGTAGATTTCCAATTGCTCTCGTAAAGGGAGAAGGCAGCAAGGTGTGGGATGCTGACGGAAAGGAATATATAGATTTCGTTGGGGGATTGGCTGTTACCTCCCTGGGACATTGTCATCCTGAGGTAACTGAAGCAATGCACAAGCAGGCCCAGGAATTAGTACACACTTCTAACCTTTACTGGATTAAACCCCAGGTTGAGCTTGCAAAAATCCTTGTGGAAAACAGCGTTTTTGATAAGGTATTCTTTGCTAATAGTGGAGCAGAAGCAAATGAAGGAGCAATAAAACTTGCACGAAAGTACTCCAACCACAAGTATTGTTCAGACAGGTATGAAATAATTACCATGAAAAATTCCTTCCATGGAAGGACAATGGCAACTCTTACAGCTACAGGACAGGATAAGGTGCAAAAGGGCTTTGCTCCCTTACTGGAGGGCTTTAGATATGTACCCTTTAATGATATAAAAGCTTTAGAGGAGGCCCTGACGGAAAAGACATGTGCTGTCATACTTGAGCCGGTACAGGGAGAAGGTGGAGTACATGCTGCCCACAGTAAATATCTCCAAGAAGTTGAGCAGCTTTGTACAGAAAGGGACCTGCTGTTAATTCTTGATGAAGTGCAGTGCGGTATGGGTCGGACCGGAAAGCTATTTGCTTATGAGCATTATGGGATAAAACCTCATATCATGACCCTGGCCAAAGCCCTGGGAAATGGTACAGCCATAGGCGCCATGCTGGCTGTTGAAGAGGTGGCTCAAGCTTTTGGGCCTGGGGATCATGCTTCAACCTTTGGGGGAAACTTTCTAGCATGTTCAGCAGGTAAAGCCGTACTAGAGATCATGCTTAAGGAAAATATTTTTGAAAAGGTTGAAGCCATGGGTAATTACATAATGGATAAGCTCAATGAACTGAAAAAAGAATATTCGGCAATCAAAGAAGTGCGGGGTCTAGGGCTGCTGGTTGGTGTGGAAGTAAAGGGAGAAAGCCTGCCCATAGTCAAGAAGGCAATGGAAAAGGGTTTGCTTTTAAGTGCTGCCGGGGGAAGTGTTGTAAGATTCCTTCCTGCACTGACTGTGGATAGGCAGACTGTTGATGAGGGCTTGGAAATCTTTAAAAGCATCATTTCAGAAGTTGAATAA
- the argB gene encoding acetylglutamate kinase, with translation MDITPLQRANVLVEALPYIKEFYGKTIVIKFGGHAMVNEELKQAVAKDCVLMKYVGMNPVIVHGGGPEISSLLNKLGKKSTFVNGLRITDAETMEVVEMVLVGKVNKSVVSSITRSGGKALGFSGKDGQLIEAVPHMVTSKNSKGETITHDLGFVGEVKKINPDIIKSVIEQSYIPVVAPIGVDDNGQSYNINADYVAGEMAKALGADKMILLTDVKGILKDRNDENSLISVLKVGEVPNLIEKGVISEGMIPKIQCCIQALKGGVKKTHIIDGRIPHSPLLEVFTNQGVGTMVEL, from the coding sequence ATGGATATTACACCCTTACAAAGAGCCAATGTGTTAGTTGAGGCCTTACCATATATCAAGGAGTTTTATGGGAAAACAATAGTAATAAAATTTGGCGGTCACGCCATGGTGAATGAGGAATTAAAGCAAGCTGTGGCAAAGGACTGCGTACTAATGAAATATGTAGGAATGAATCCGGTGATAGTCCATGGAGGCGGACCAGAGATAAGCAGCCTCCTTAATAAGCTTGGCAAAAAATCCACCTTCGTAAATGGACTCAGGATAACTGATGCTGAGACCATGGAAGTTGTGGAAATGGTTCTGGTGGGCAAGGTGAATAAATCAGTTGTAAGCTCTATCACACGCAGCGGAGGTAAGGCTTTAGGATTTAGTGGAAAGGACGGCCAACTGATAGAGGCGGTTCCCCATATGGTTACTTCAAAAAATAGCAAGGGAGAAACCATAACCCACGACCTGGGTTTTGTTGGGGAGGTAAAAAAGATAAATCCTGATATAATAAAATCAGTTATTGAGCAGAGCTATATACCTGTTGTTGCTCCCATAGGAGTGGATGATAATGGCCAGAGCTACAATATTAATGCTGATTATGTAGCTGGAGAAATGGCTAAAGCCCTGGGAGCAGATAAAATGATATTATTAACTGATGTAAAGGGCATCTTGAAGGATAGAAATGATGAAAATTCTTTAATTTCTGTGCTAAAGGTTGGAGAAGTGCCTAATCTCATTGAAAAGGGAGTTATTTCAGAGGGGATGATCCCAAAAATTCAGTGCTGCATCCAGGCACTTAAAGGCGGCGTAAAAAAGACACATATTATAGATGGAAGGATTCCCCACTCGCCCCTGCTGGAGGTCTTTACAAATCAGGGTGTGGGCACCATGGTAGAATTATAG
- the argJ gene encoding bifunctional glutamate N-acetyltransferase/amino-acid acetyltransferase ArgJ codes for MIDYKFIDNGMSTVQGIKSTGIHAGLKKIKKDFAIIYSEVKAAAAGVFTQNAVKAAPVLITKENIEASNGFSRAIVVNSGNANACTGELGLENARKMARIAAAELHIESREVLVSSTGVIGVQLPMDIVSQGIKQACAAVLNSNSSSDAAEAIMTTDTFPKEAAVEVEIDGKIVRLGGMAKGSGMIHPNMATMLSFIATDAAINPNVLQEALSEVVDETYNMISVDGDTSTNDMVLILANGLAGNSPIIQKNGDYHVFKKALSALCFKLSELIVRDGEGATKFITVKVLNAPSIEDARKAARSVTTSALVKTAIFGEDANWGRVIMAVGNSGANFNPDIVDMYIESNAGKEQMMKNGMGLAFSEENARKILGQRDISLIVNMNMGSSEATAWTCDFSYDYVKINADYRS; via the coding sequence GTGATAGATTATAAATTTATTGACAACGGCATGTCAACTGTTCAAGGAATAAAATCAACAGGAATTCATGCTGGACTAAAGAAGATTAAAAAGGACTTTGCAATAATTTATTCTGAAGTCAAAGCTGCTGCTGCCGGGGTATTTACACAAAATGCAGTTAAGGCAGCCCCGGTATTAATTACCAAAGAAAATATAGAAGCTTCCAATGGCTTTTCCAGGGCTATTGTAGTAAATAGTGGGAATGCAAATGCATGTACTGGAGAATTGGGTCTTGAGAATGCCAGAAAAATGGCCAGGATAGCGGCAGCTGAATTACATATTGAGTCACGAGAGGTTCTAGTATCGTCTACCGGTGTAATAGGCGTTCAGCTGCCCATGGATATAGTATCACAGGGAATCAAGCAGGCATGTGCTGCTGTCTTAAACAGCAATAGTTCAAGTGATGCAGCTGAAGCAATAATGACTACCGATACCTTCCCAAAAGAGGCAGCAGTTGAGGTGGAAATAGACGGAAAAATTGTAAGATTAGGTGGCATGGCCAAGGGTTCAGGTATGATTCATCCCAATATGGCCACAATGCTGTCATTTATTGCCACAGATGCAGCAATCAATCCCAATGTGCTTCAGGAGGCCCTATCAGAAGTAGTTGATGAAACCTACAACATGATATCTGTAGATGGTGACACAAGCACCAATGACATGGTGCTAATATTGGCAAATGGCCTTGCGGGAAACAGTCCCATTATCCAAAAGAATGGGGATTATCATGTATTTAAGAAGGCACTATCAGCCCTTTGCTTCAAATTATCTGAACTAATTGTGAGAGATGGGGAAGGTGCAACTAAATTTATTACTGTAAAGGTCTTGAATGCCCCATCAATAGAAGATGCAAGAAAGGCAGCTCGAAGTGTCACAACCTCGGCACTGGTAAAAACAGCAATCTTTGGCGAGGATGCAAATTGGGGCAGGGTGATCATGGCAGTGGGAAATTCCGGAGCTAATTTTAACCCTGACATAGTAGACATGTACATTGAATCAAATGCTGGTAAAGAGCAAATGATGAAAAACGGCATGGGCCTTGCTTTTAGTGAGGAAAATGCCAGGAAGATCCTGGGTCAAAGGGATATAAGCCTGATAGTTAATATGAATATGGGATCATCTGAGGCTACTGCCTGGACTTGTGATTTTTCTTATGATTATGTGAAAATAAATGCTGATTATCGTTCATGA
- the argC gene encoding N-acetyl-gamma-glutamyl-phosphate reductase: MKVGIVGASGFTGLELVRILLRHPHVELELLTSETFVGQKLNEIYPSLGWDFNMKLEEFHIDNALERCDVLFLALPHGYSSGAALKGYEKEKLIIDLGADFRLKEIENYTSWYETEHKAPHLLKEAVYGLPEIYKEEIKGARIIANPGCYPTSAILALAPLFFNGLVELKGIIVDSKSGVSGAGRKANAITHFNSVCDNINPYGVAEHRHTPEIEQELSLVAGNQVTITFTPQLAPINRGILSTCYATIIKDISEGEIRQLYNEFYQDKPFVGILPEGTWPHTKWVSGSNNCLINFKVDARNNRIVVASVIDNLIKGASGQAVQNMNIALGIDEATSLQNLTIYP, translated from the coding sequence ATGAAAGTAGGAATTGTGGGTGCAAGTGGATTTACCGGTTTGGAATTGGTGCGGATCTTGCTAAGGCATCCCCATGTAGAGTTGGAATTACTAACCTCTGAAACCTTTGTAGGACAAAAACTAAATGAAATTTACCCCAGCCTGGGCTGGGATTTTAATATGAAGCTCGAGGAGTTCCATATTGATAATGCACTAGAACGATGTGATGTTTTATTTCTGGCCCTTCCCCATGGTTACTCTTCAGGTGCGGCTTTAAAGGGTTATGAGAAGGAAAAGCTAATAATAGATCTGGGAGCAGACTTTAGGTTAAAAGAGATAGAGAATTATACTTCCTGGTATGAGACAGAGCATAAGGCGCCTCATTTATTAAAGGAAGCTGTTTATGGACTTCCTGAAATATATAAAGAAGAGATAAAAGGTGCCAGGATTATTGCCAATCCAGGCTGCTATCCAACAAGTGCTATTCTTGCCCTGGCCCCACTGTTTTTTAATGGACTTGTTGAGCTCAAGGGAATAATAGTTGACTCCAAGTCTGGAGTATCTGGCGCTGGAAGAAAAGCAAACGCTATAACACATTTTAACAGCGTCTGTGATAACATCAATCCCTATGGAGTTGCCGAGCACAGACATACTCCGGAGATTGAGCAGGAGCTGTCCCTCGTTGCAGGAAATCAGGTTACTATAACCTTTACACCTCAACTAGCTCCAATTAACAGGGGAATACTAAGTACATGCTATGCTACTATAATAAAGGATATTAGTGAGGGCGAAATACGACAGCTGTACAATGAATTCTACCAGGATAAGCCCTTTGTGGGAATACTGCCAGAGGGAACATGGCCTCACACAAAATGGGTGTCAGGCAGTAATAACTGCCTAATAAATTTTAAAGTGGATGCTAGAAACAATAGGATTGTTGTGGCTTCAGTAATAGATAACCTGATCAAGGGCGCCTCGGGCCAGGCTGTACAGAACATGAACATAGCCCTGGGAATAGATGAAGCCACATCACTCCAGAATCTAACCATTTACCCCTAA
- the proC gene encoding pyrroline-5-carboxylate reductase: MDMFGKIAFIGAGNMAEAMIKGLLSSGFADAGNIYVTNKSDRDKLAGLKTRWGVKTSHDKAHVLEDARIVILGVKPQDMECALNEMKGLLTQEQLIISTAAGLSLDWFEKRLDKDYCLVRTMTNLPCQVKAGATAVTMGKNTKDSQRFIVDALFSSLGIVMHVKEDMIDTITGLSGSGPAYVYLMIAAMAEAGEQNGLAKEVAFQLAVQTVFGAAKLVKESGIDSKKLVQLTSSKGGTTLAGLKELENGGFTRIIGSAVKMAAQRSRELSVSY; this comes from the coding sequence ATGGATATGTTCGGTAAAATAGCCTTTATAGGTGCAGGAAATATGGCAGAAGCAATGATCAAGGGTTTGCTAAGCAGTGGTTTTGCTGATGCTGGTAATATCTATGTAACTAATAAAAGTGACAGGGATAAGCTAGCAGGCTTAAAAACCCGCTGGGGAGTTAAAACCAGCCATGATAAAGCCCATGTATTGGAAGATGCTCGTATTGTTATTCTAGGGGTAAAGCCACAGGACATGGAGTGTGCACTAAATGAGATGAAGGGGTTATTGACCCAGGAGCAGTTAATCATATCTACTGCAGCTGGTTTGTCCCTTGATTGGTTTGAAAAGAGGCTGGATAAAGACTATTGTTTAGTAAGGACCATGACCAATTTACCCTGCCAGGTCAAAGCAGGTGCTACTGCTGTTACCATGGGTAAGAATACCAAGGATAGCCAGAGATTTATAGTTGATGCCTTATTTAGCTCGTTGGGTATTGTTATGCATGTTAAAGAGGATATGATAGATACCATTACGGGTCTTAGTGGAAGTGGTCCTGCCTATGTGTATCTAATGATAGCTGCAATGGCAGAAGCAGGAGAACAAAATGGGTTGGCAAAAGAGGTTGCCTTTCAGCTTGCAGTACAGACAGTTTTTGGTGCAGCAAAGCTTGTAAAGGAATCAGGGATAGATAGTAAAAAGCTTGTACAGTTAACAAGCTCTAAAGGAGGTACCACTTTAGCCGGGTTAAAAGAGCTTGAAAATGGGGGTTTTACAAGGATAATTGGCTCAGCAGTAAAGATGGCTGCCCAAAGATCCAGGGAATTAAGTGTAAGCTACTAA